Proteins encoded together in one Rhizobium bangladeshense window:
- a CDS encoding YnfA family protein has product MTYIIYAFAAVFEIAGCFAFWAWLKLDKPIWWLVPGMTSLALFAWLLTLVPSEAAGRTFAAYGGIYIIASLSWLWLVEGRVPDRYDISGGLICLAGASVILFPPRG; this is encoded by the coding sequence GTGACCTATATCATTTACGCCTTTGCCGCCGTTTTCGAGATCGCCGGCTGCTTCGCCTTCTGGGCCTGGCTGAAGCTCGATAAGCCTATCTGGTGGCTGGTGCCCGGGATGACCTCGCTCGCGCTTTTCGCGTGGCTTCTGACGCTGGTGCCGAGCGAGGCCGCGGGCCGAACCTTCGCAGCCTATGGCGGCATCTATATCATCGCTTCGCTCTCCTGGCTGTGGCTGGTCGAAGGCCGCGTTCCCGATCGTTATGATATCAGTGGCGGATTGATCTGCCTTGCCGGGGCAAGCGTCATCCTCTTTCCGCCGCGCGGCTGA